Proteins encoded in a region of the Streptomyces sp. PCS3-D2 genome:
- a CDS encoding lanthionine synthetase LanC family protein, whose product MRNERWVDRSLFTWSDTLFFDPLDVFHEPDADHFLSGFDAATRARFVRRGNRWSHRHDPAPPDQGWKIHISAGRRQVREIAASVIGHLTALGTDFEIALDPTVFAMRGGGPLATVYPHGVEEFRSCLAGLARLLDGVEGPSVPSDVRYRDSKALYLRYGPFHAPRTVDVLGRRQPPAPDRASWPFDDWKPADEDAGDGLLGGRFRLTDTIRSSHDGGVHTAEDTADDDRKVLLKEARDDAVDLLGREWMFLNLLAGAGSFPAPVATFQHGEHHYIAMEFVEGTGLGPLLLARNPLTRPGSGPEQSRAYLRIFLTVLRGLARAVRAAHDRGVVLGGFTASDVLVDPDSYEVRVLGLETCRLPGGGTGPGHDPVGTPGSGPATEAGDRYALARVMAGLILPITAMSDLREDVLDLYRTLVTEGLGWPERVHRLLVDLARGRIGLVGLLDVLEDEAGLPGRVGPAAPPRPAAGERPEPGGAEAAVAAFIQAAADSRRDTFFPVDPFAHVTNPLGLGSGASGVLWALHASGVPVRPEWRDRLRAELAEIDPARYPDGLMNGLAGIAWAADALGLAAPARELLDRANRRAVAKRDHTFHHGLAGVGMTNLHFFLRGRDPHDLAAAQRCARALHDTARRDEDQAYWLTGACARGPLAGLGSGQAGVAMFLLRMHQISGEEHHLELGREALAWEMARTAAGGGDGGTGPSVEAGSAGLAKVLLRYGDLAAARDVLRSLDLRCWARPGYATGMCGIADTLLDAAEFTGDPAYRDTALRQLDFVRRVFLFEPAARFGLRDADGRPLLGVPGEGLQRCSTDYLTGSAGVLRVLHRAGSGGPADFLLDEVGPP is encoded by the coding sequence ATGCGCAACGAACGATGGGTCGACCGCTCCCTCTTCACCTGGAGCGACACGCTGTTCTTCGACCCTCTCGACGTCTTCCACGAGCCGGACGCCGACCACTTCCTGTCCGGATTCGACGCGGCGACCCGGGCGCGCTTCGTCCGGCGCGGCAACCGGTGGAGCCACCGGCACGACCCGGCCCCGCCCGACCAGGGCTGGAAGATTCACATCTCGGCGGGCCGGCGGCAGGTGCGCGAGATCGCCGCATCGGTGATCGGGCATCTGACGGCCCTCGGCACCGACTTCGAGATCGCCCTCGACCCCACCGTCTTCGCGATGCGGGGCGGAGGCCCGCTCGCCACCGTCTACCCGCACGGCGTGGAGGAGTTCAGAAGCTGCTTGGCCGGCCTGGCCCGCCTCCTGGACGGGGTGGAGGGCCCGTCCGTCCCGTCGGACGTGCGCTACCGGGACAGCAAGGCGCTGTACCTGCGCTACGGCCCCTTCCACGCGCCCCGCACCGTCGATGTCCTCGGGCGCCGGCAGCCCCCCGCACCCGACCGGGCGTCCTGGCCGTTCGACGACTGGAAGCCGGCCGACGAGGACGCGGGGGACGGCCTGCTCGGGGGACGCTTCCGGCTGACCGACACGATCCGGTCCTCGCACGACGGCGGCGTCCACACCGCCGAGGACACCGCGGACGACGACCGGAAGGTACTGCTCAAGGAGGCCCGCGACGACGCCGTCGACCTCCTCGGCCGCGAGTGGATGTTCCTGAACCTGCTGGCCGGCGCGGGCTCCTTCCCTGCTCCCGTCGCCACGTTCCAGCACGGCGAACACCACTACATCGCGATGGAGTTCGTCGAAGGCACCGGCCTCGGCCCGCTGCTGCTCGCACGCAACCCGCTCACGCGGCCGGGCTCCGGCCCCGAGCAGTCACGAGCGTACCTGCGGATCTTCCTGACCGTCCTGCGCGGGCTTGCGCGCGCGGTCCGGGCGGCGCACGATCGCGGCGTGGTCCTCGGCGGCTTCACCGCCTCGGACGTCCTCGTCGACCCGGACAGCTACGAGGTGCGCGTCCTCGGCCTGGAGACCTGCCGGCTGCCCGGCGGCGGGACCGGGCCCGGCCATGATCCCGTCGGCACCCCCGGCAGTGGCCCCGCGACCGAGGCCGGGGACCGGTACGCGCTGGCCCGGGTCATGGCCGGGCTGATCCTGCCGATCACGGCCATGTCCGACCTGCGCGAGGACGTCCTGGACCTGTACCGGACCCTCGTCACGGAGGGCCTGGGCTGGCCGGAACGGGTGCACCGTTTGCTGGTGGACCTGGCCCGGGGTCGGATCGGCCTGGTCGGCCTGCTCGACGTGCTGGAGGACGAGGCGGGGCTGCCCGGCCGCGTCGGGCCGGCCGCGCCGCCGCGCCCGGCGGCCGGGGAACGGCCGGAGCCGGGCGGGGCGGAAGCCGCGGTGGCCGCGTTCATCCAGGCCGCCGCAGACTCCCGCCGGGACACCTTCTTCCCCGTGGACCCCTTCGCCCACGTCACGAACCCGCTCGGTCTCGGGTCCGGCGCGAGCGGCGTCCTGTGGGCGCTCCACGCCTCCGGCGTGCCCGTCCGGCCCGAATGGCGCGACCGGCTGCGTGCCGAGCTCGCGGAGATCGACCCGGCCCGATACCCGGACGGCCTCATGAACGGCCTGGCCGGCATCGCCTGGGCGGCCGACGCCCTCGGGCTCGCGGCACCGGCCCGGGAGCTGCTCGACCGGGCCAACCGGCGCGCGGTGGCGAAGCGCGACCACACGTTCCACCACGGCCTCGCCGGAGTGGGCATGACGAACCTGCACTTCTTCCTGCGCGGCCGCGACCCGCACGACCTCGCCGCGGCCCAGCGCTGCGCCCGTGCGCTGCACGACACCGCGCGGCGTGACGAGGACCAGGCCTACTGGCTGACCGGGGCCTGCGCCCGGGGGCCGCTGGCGGGGCTCGGGTCCGGGCAGGCGGGCGTCGCCATGTTCCTCCTGCGGATGCACCAGATCTCGGGCGAGGAGCACCACCTGGAACTGGGTCGGGAGGCGCTCGCCTGGGAGATGGCCCGCACCGCGGCGGGCGGCGGGGACGGGGGCACGGGACCGTCCGTCGAGGCGGGTTCGGCGGGCCTGGCGAAGGTGCTGCTGCGCTACGGGGACCTGGCCGCGGCCCGTGACGTCCTGCGGAGCCTGGACCTGCGGTGCTGGGCGCGGCCGGGGTACGCGACCGGGATGTGCGGGATCGCCGACACGCTGCTGGACGCGGCGGAGTTCACCGGC
- a CDS encoding serine/threonine-protein kinase, with translation MGADLSQYTGRPSGLVGQQIAGYKIERMIGRGGMAVVYCARDLRLDRTVAIKLIAPERARDDTFRRRFTHESRVAASIEHPHIVPIFEAGETDGVLYIAMRFVPGLDLRGLLDREGPLPVPTALRIAAQVASALDAAHDHELVHRDVKPGNILVAAGPDRDHPEHIYLTDFGLTKKSLSLSGFTTAGEFVGTLDYMAPEQIAGRPVDGRCDLYSLACVVYETLAGGPPFVREEDAALLWAHQYDAPPPLTERRPDIAPAADEVFARALAKIPEDRYGSCLEFVAALRAATEHGPRTEQRPRRGQERTAPPPDPPEWALPVFRVPPGPHGPQ, from the coding sequence ATGGGCGCGGACCTGAGCCAGTACACCGGCCGGCCCTCCGGGCTGGTCGGGCAGCAGATCGCCGGATACAAGATCGAGCGCATGATCGGCCGGGGTGGCATGGCCGTCGTCTACTGCGCCAGGGACCTGCGGCTGGACCGCACGGTCGCGATCAAGCTGATCGCCCCGGAGCGGGCGCGGGACGACACCTTCCGGCGCCGCTTCACCCACGAGTCGAGGGTGGCCGCGTCGATCGAGCACCCGCACATCGTGCCGATCTTCGAGGCCGGCGAGACCGACGGCGTCCTCTACATCGCCATGCGCTTCGTGCCCGGCCTGGACCTGCGGGGGCTGCTCGACCGGGAGGGTCCGCTGCCCGTCCCGACCGCCCTGCGGATCGCCGCCCAGGTGGCGTCCGCCCTGGACGCCGCCCACGACCACGAACTGGTGCACCGGGACGTCAAACCCGGCAACATCCTGGTCGCGGCGGGGCCCGACCGGGACCATCCGGAGCACATCTACCTCACCGACTTCGGCCTGACGAAGAAGTCCCTGTCGCTGAGCGGGTTCACCACGGCGGGGGAGTTCGTCGGCACGCTCGACTACATGGCGCCCGAGCAGATCGCCGGCCGGCCGGTGGACGGCAGGTGCGACCTCTACAGCCTGGCCTGCGTCGTCTACGAGACCCTGGCCGGCGGGCCGCCCTTCGTCCGCGAGGAGGACGCGGCCCTGCTGTGGGCGCACCAGTACGACGCCCCGCCGCCCCTGACCGAGCGGCGGCCCGACATCGCACCCGCCGCAGACGAGGTCTTCGCCAGGGCCCTGGCGAAGATTCCCGAGGACCGGTACGGCTCCTGCCTGGAGTTCGTGGCGGCCCTGCGGGCCGCCACCGAGCACGGCCCCCGCACCGAGCAGCGGCCCCGGCGCGGCCAGGAGCGGACGGCGCCGCCTCCGGACCCCCCGGAGTGGGCGCTGCCCGTCTTCCGCGTCCCGCCCGGACCGCATGGACCGCAGTAG
- a CDS encoding SpoIIE family protein phosphatase: MEQLPTSPGERPRRTGAARGPAYTAAAAVDEQGVVTEWGEGAARLLGYASAEVVGRSAAFLLADPVGDAARRIPAEQERWSGTVALRHRDGGRLEQGLLAHRRTSTGGATQWYVVSAVEGRRDGDGSSWGDPLHAWSFSQSPCFLAVFDADLRLVRANAGMERTLSLTESEMAGLRLPEIAPDPVSEETERRMRLALETGEPQHMEAFVRTTGVSAEHGWATSVAPLRDPGGRVRAVCLAAHDRTGAEVETQQMFLPDAAGARIGTSGDSTRTAQELADVAVPRLADFAVVDLLDPLPRGDGQTSGPQQGPVTVCRTAVRSAVEGSSEGRVAVGETAVHPPLSPPAQCLASGRGAVYATTAPAVAQWMAQDPAAAWLGAHGAHSVMVVPMHAGGVGLGVAVFGRRRGRGPFLPQDLSLAEDLAGRAAASIHTAHRSAREHTSTMTLQRSLLPQALPDHPALETASRYLPAGTEAGVGGDWFDVIPLSGARVALVVGDVVGHGIRASATMGRLRTAVRTLADVDLPPDELLTHLDDLIIHLSADEGGREAVDESAGGIGTTCLYVVYDPVTRHCTLARAGHPPPAVVSPEGSVYLLDVPAGPPLGLGGLPFETLDVDLPEGSVLTLYTDGLLQPRERDLDEALDTMFAALAQPASTLDTVCDRVLTALLTHRPDDDVALLVARTRALHADKVVVWDLASDPSDVSRARRRTTDQLTAWGLEDASFVTELLVSELVTNAIRYGEPPIQLRLIHEKDTLICEVSDASSTAPHMRRARTFDEGGRGLLLVAQLAQRWGTRHAAVGKTIWAEQSLLGF; the protein is encoded by the coding sequence ATGGAGCAACTTCCCACCTCCCCCGGTGAGCGCCCGCGGCGGACCGGTGCCGCCCGGGGGCCCGCGTACACGGCGGCGGCCGCCGTCGACGAGCAGGGCGTCGTCACCGAGTGGGGCGAAGGTGCCGCCCGGCTGCTCGGTTACGCGTCCGCCGAGGTGGTGGGGCGGTCCGCCGCGTTCCTGCTGGCCGATCCCGTCGGCGACGCGGCCCGCCGGATCCCGGCCGAGCAGGAGCGGTGGAGTGGCACGGTGGCCCTGCGGCACCGGGACGGCGGCCGCCTGGAACAGGGGCTGCTCGCGCACCGCCGGACCTCCACCGGCGGCGCCACCCAGTGGTACGTGGTCTCCGCGGTGGAGGGCCGGCGGGACGGTGACGGCTCCTCGTGGGGTGATCCGCTGCACGCGTGGTCGTTCTCCCAGTCCCCCTGCTTTCTGGCGGTCTTCGACGCCGACCTGCGACTGGTGCGGGCGAACGCGGGCATGGAGCGCACGCTGTCCCTCACGGAGTCCGAGATGGCCGGGCTGCGCCTGCCGGAGATCGCCCCGGACCCGGTGAGCGAGGAGACCGAGCGCAGGATGCGTCTGGCTCTGGAGACCGGGGAGCCGCAGCACATGGAGGCGTTCGTGCGCACCACGGGCGTCAGCGCGGAGCACGGCTGGGCGACCTCGGTGGCACCGCTGCGGGATCCGGGCGGCCGGGTGCGCGCCGTGTGCCTCGCCGCGCACGACCGGACCGGGGCCGAGGTCGAGACGCAGCAGATGTTCCTGCCGGACGCCGCCGGCGCGCGCATCGGGACCAGCGGGGACAGCACCCGCACCGCGCAGGAGCTCGCGGACGTGGCCGTGCCCCGGCTCGCCGACTTCGCGGTCGTCGACCTGCTCGATCCCCTGCCGCGGGGGGACGGCCAGACCTCCGGCCCGCAGCAGGGTCCGGTCACCGTGTGCCGTACGGCCGTGCGCTCGGCCGTCGAGGGGAGTTCCGAGGGGCGCGTGGCGGTCGGCGAGACGGCTGTCCACCCGCCGCTGTCGCCGCCCGCCCAATGCCTGGCCTCGGGCCGCGGGGCCGTCTACGCGACGACGGCCCCGGCGGTCGCCCAGTGGATGGCGCAGGACCCCGCGGCGGCCTGGCTCGGCGCGCACGGGGCCCACTCGGTGATGGTGGTGCCGATGCACGCCGGCGGCGTCGGCCTCGGCGTCGCCGTGTTCGGCCGCCGCCGCGGCCGGGGTCCTTTCCTGCCACAGGACCTGTCACTGGCCGAGGATCTCGCGGGCCGGGCGGCGGCGAGCATCCACACCGCCCACCGGTCCGCCCGGGAGCACACCAGCACCATGACGCTGCAGCGCAGCCTGCTCCCCCAGGCGCTGCCCGACCACCCGGCGCTGGAGACGGCCTCCCGCTATCTGCCGGCCGGTACCGAGGCGGGCGTGGGCGGCGACTGGTTCGACGTGATCCCGCTGTCCGGCGCCCGGGTGGCCCTCGTCGTGGGCGATGTCGTCGGCCACGGCATCCGTGCCTCCGCGACGATGGGCCGGTTGCGCACCGCGGTGCGCACGCTGGCCGACGTGGATCTGCCGCCGGACGAGTTGCTCACCCACCTCGACGACCTGATCATCCATCTGTCCGCGGACGAGGGCGGCCGGGAGGCCGTCGACGAGAGCGCCGGGGGCATCGGCACGACCTGCCTGTACGTGGTCTACGACCCGGTGACCCGGCACTGCACGCTGGCCCGGGCCGGGCACCCGCCGCCGGCGGTGGTCTCCCCGGAGGGTTCCGTGTACCTCCTCGACGTCCCGGCCGGTCCACCGCTGGGCCTGGGCGGCCTGCCCTTCGAGACACTGGACGTCGACCTTCCCGAAGGCAGCGTGCTGACCCTCTACACCGACGGGCTGCTCCAGCCCCGCGAGCGGGACCTCGACGAGGCACTGGACACCATGTTCGCCGCGCTCGCCCAGCCCGCCTCCACCCTGGACACGGTCTGCGACCGGGTTCTGACGGCCCTGCTGACACACCGCCCCGACGACGACGTGGCCCTGCTCGTCGCACGGACCCGGGCCCTGCACGCCGACAAGGTCGTGGTGTGGGACCTGGCCTCCGATCCCTCCGACGTCTCCCGGGCCCGTCGGCGGACCACCGACCAGCTGACCGCGTGGGGGCTGGAGGATGCCTCGTTCGTCACCGAGCTCCTGGTCAGCGAGCTGGTCACCAATGCCATCCGGTACGGCGAGCCGCCCATCCAGCTACGGCTGATCCACGAGAAGGACACGCTGATCTGCGAGGTCTCCGACGCGAGCAGCACCGCCCCGCACATGCGGCGGGCCCGCACCTTCGACGAGGGCGGGCGCGGTCTGCTGCTGGTGGCGCAGCTCGCCCAGCGCTGGGGCACCCGGCACGCGGCCGTCGGCAAGACGATCTGGGCCGAGCAGTCGCTCCTCGGTTTCTGA
- a CDS encoding NAD(P)/FAD-dependent oxidoreductase: MTENTAVVVIGGGYAGVMAANRLTQRTGVSVTLVNPRPAFVERIRLHQLAGGSDDAVVQYADVLGPDVRLLVDSVTGIDAAARRLTLASGGTAAYDYLVYAVGSGSADPGVPGAAEFSYPVSTLEEARRLRPVLTAAPATAAVTVVGAGPSGIETAAELAEQGRKVTLVCGGVLGPYLYARGRRSVARRLAALGVGVVEGPGGRVTAVTRDRIRLADGRELPSDVTVWTAGFGVPDLAVRSGLSTDAVGRLLTDETLTSVDDDRIVAAGDSAAPSDLPLRMSCQAAIPLGARAADTVLSRIAGERPAPLNAVFAGQCISLGRRAGIFQFARRNDVAVPFHVAGRPGAKLKEFVCRGIVKHLAGEAREPGSYRLHRVSGGTGRQELLAAGPARSTGTGAPRPTQPVR, translated from the coding sequence ATGACCGAGAACACCGCAGTCGTCGTGATCGGCGGCGGATACGCGGGCGTCATGGCCGCCAACCGCCTGACGCAGCGCACCGGCGTGAGCGTGACGCTGGTCAACCCGCGTCCGGCCTTCGTCGAGCGGATCCGCCTGCACCAGCTGGCCGGCGGCTCCGACGACGCGGTCGTGCAGTACGCGGACGTACTGGGCCCGGACGTCCGCCTGCTGGTCGACAGCGTGACGGGCATCGACGCGGCCGCGCGCCGTCTGACACTGGCCTCCGGCGGCACGGCCGCCTACGACTACCTGGTCTACGCCGTGGGCAGCGGCAGCGCCGACCCGGGGGTGCCGGGGGCCGCGGAGTTCTCCTACCCGGTCAGCACCCTGGAGGAGGCGCGGCGGCTGCGGCCGGTCCTCACGGCGGCGCCCGCTACGGCGGCGGTGACGGTGGTCGGGGCGGGGCCGAGCGGAATCGAGACCGCCGCCGAACTGGCCGAGCAGGGACGGAAGGTGACCCTGGTCTGCGGCGGCGTACTGGGCCCGTACCTGTATGCCCGGGGCCGCCGCTCGGTCGCCCGGCGGCTGGCCGCGCTCGGCGTCGGCGTCGTCGAAGGGCCCGGCGGCAGGGTGACGGCCGTGACCCGCGACCGCATACGTCTGGCCGACGGCCGCGAACTGCCCAGCGACGTCACCGTCTGGACGGCCGGCTTCGGTGTGCCGGACCTGGCCGTACGCAGCGGGCTGAGCACCGACGCGGTGGGCCGGCTCCTCACGGACGAGACGCTGACCAGCGTGGACGACGACCGCATCGTCGCGGCCGGCGACTCGGCGGCCCCCTCGGACCTGCCCCTGCGGATGAGCTGCCAGGCCGCGATACCGCTGGGCGCGCGGGCGGCCGACACGGTGCTCAGCCGGATCGCGGGCGAGCGGCCCGCACCCCTGAACGCGGTGTTCGCGGGTCAGTGCATCAGCCTTGGGCGCCGCGCGGGAATCTTCCAGTTCGCCCGCCGGAACGATGTCGCCGTCCCGTTCCACGTCGCCGGCCGCCCCGGTGCGAAGCTGAAGGAGTTCGTCTGCCGGGGCATCGTCAAGCACCTGGCCGGCGAGGCGCGCGAGCCCGGCTCGTACCGCCTCCACCGCGTCTCGGGCGGGACCGGCCGCCAGGAGCTCCTCGCGGCCGGTCCCGCCCGATCCACCGGCACGGGCGCCCCGCGGCCGACGCAACCGGTCCGGTGA
- a CDS encoding helix-turn-helix domain-containing protein codes for MTLRIDIGGLPSERLRFAASPLAELTAMLHVLTEPGHHPQLAGLAGEVRAGMPAELSERLREADFLWRSSQADFLLPARPRPTLAQELDDVDLIDDERYVTAALVTTCGNNRVRFGAPSPLNDRTARERALDLAQARGVRQEAFAARLLADPATVRASLRDTLEQCAEVFFDAAWADVAVRLATDLRVKNDLLRRQGVEAALAAVSGAVSLAPDGDCIVLDKLPDKATSAHGRAVTFIPSVFGGPHLAVVHAPGWQPVVQYPVAEPEPPEPVSLETVSLRLEALSHPVRLRLLRTLARGPHTTRELAHAWELSPPEVSRHLAVLRRAGLLTARRRGRYVRYTLSLPDLTSLGADLLAAVLR; via the coding sequence GTGACCTTGAGGATCGATATCGGCGGCCTGCCGTCCGAACGGCTGCGGTTCGCCGCCTCCCCGCTGGCCGAGCTGACCGCGATGCTGCACGTGCTGACCGAGCCGGGGCACCATCCGCAGCTCGCCGGCCTGGCCGGGGAGGTACGGGCCGGGATGCCGGCGGAGCTTTCCGAGCGGCTGCGCGAGGCGGACTTCCTCTGGCGTTCCTCACAAGCCGACTTCCTGCTCCCTGCCCGCCCCCGGCCGACCCTCGCCCAGGAGCTGGACGACGTGGACCTGATCGACGACGAGAGGTACGTGACAGCGGCCCTCGTCACCACGTGCGGCAACAACCGGGTCCGCTTCGGGGCGCCTTCACCGCTGAACGACCGGACGGCGCGGGAGCGCGCCCTGGACCTGGCTCAGGCCCGCGGCGTACGGCAGGAGGCCTTCGCGGCACGGCTGCTCGCGGACCCGGCCACCGTACGGGCGAGCCTGCGCGACACCCTCGAACAGTGCGCCGAGGTCTTCTTCGACGCCGCCTGGGCGGACGTCGCGGTACGGCTCGCCACCGACCTGCGGGTGAAGAACGACCTGCTCAGGCGACAGGGCGTGGAAGCGGCGCTCGCGGCGGTCTCCGGCGCGGTCTCGCTGGCTCCGGACGGCGACTGCATCGTCCTGGACAAGCTGCCCGACAAGGCGACCTCCGCCCACGGCCGCGCGGTCACCTTCATACCCAGCGTCTTCGGCGGGCCGCACCTGGCGGTGGTGCACGCGCCCGGCTGGCAGCCGGTGGTGCAGTACCCGGTGGCGGAGCCGGAACCCCCGGAGCCGGTGTCGCTGGAGACGGTCTCCCTCCGGCTGGAGGCGCTCTCGCATCCGGTACGGCTGCGGCTGCTGCGCACCCTCGCCCGCGGCCCGCACACCACCCGCGAACTGGCCCACGCCTGGGAGCTCTCGCCGCCGGAGGTGTCCCGGCACCTCGCCGTCCTGCGCCGGGCCGGCCTGCTCACGGCCCGGCGGCGCGGTCGCTACGTCCGCTACACCCTCAGCCTGCCCGACCTGACGTCGCTGGGCGCCGATCTCCTGGCGGCCGTGCTGCGCTGA
- a CDS encoding MFS transporter translates to MEPITKIRPRALVRASGGPRYAVALVVDALGTGMLRPFLLLYGVMVLRLSGPATGVAMTAGIVVGLACMPAVGRWLDRGARSTVVAAAMLVRALGVALLLATAAGQVWLFAVAALLLGVGNQAWPAAHAALVATVARGRERDTALAAGRALRNAGLGVGALLAAACLTGGATALRTMAAATGIAYLTAAALAWSVRLSARPAAAPADGAAEGQAPRMGGLAAANVVYVFCLNVPEIAVPLVLVTQLHASPVWSAAVFVANTVLVVTLQVPVTVWMSRFPRRTVLALAGVVLAVSYLGFLAAASLGGGWGAPAVAAVSVVCTLGEIIYAGSATALVTALAPAHALGRVLARFELSTGFGLAVSPAVITALAPRGPAALWGSLAGATLLAASAVAAGKDRAGHLGRS, encoded by the coding sequence ATGGAACCCATCACCAAGATCCGCCCCCGTGCCCTGGTCCGGGCCTCCGGAGGCCCCCGTTACGCCGTCGCCCTGGTCGTGGACGCGCTCGGTACCGGCATGCTGCGGCCGTTCCTGTTGCTGTACGGGGTGATGGTGCTGCGGCTGTCCGGTCCGGCGACCGGTGTCGCCATGACGGCCGGCATCGTCGTCGGCCTGGCGTGCATGCCCGCCGTGGGCCGATGGCTGGACCGGGGCGCCCGCAGTACGGTCGTGGCGGCGGCGATGCTGGTGCGGGCGCTGGGCGTGGCGCTGCTGCTGGCCACCGCGGCCGGGCAGGTCTGGCTGTTCGCGGTGGCGGCGCTCCTCCTCGGCGTCGGCAACCAGGCATGGCCGGCCGCCCATGCGGCGCTGGTCGCCACGGTCGCCCGCGGTCGGGAGCGCGACACCGCTCTTGCGGCGGGCCGTGCCCTGCGCAACGCGGGCCTGGGCGTGGGCGCGCTCCTCGCCGCGGCGTGCCTGACGGGCGGTGCGACGGCCCTCCGGACGATGGCGGCCGCCACCGGGATCGCCTACCTCACCGCGGCCGCCCTGGCCTGGTCGGTCCGCCTGTCTGCACGTCCGGCCGCCGCACCGGCCGATGGCGCGGCGGAGGGCCAGGCGCCCCGGATGGGCGGGCTGGCGGCCGCGAACGTGGTCTACGTCTTCTGCCTCAACGTCCCCGAGATCGCGGTCCCCCTGGTGCTGGTGACCCAACTGCACGCCTCCCCGGTGTGGTCGGCGGCCGTCTTCGTGGCCAACACGGTGCTCGTGGTCACCCTTCAGGTACCGGTCACCGTGTGGATGTCCCGGTTTCCCCGGCGGACCGTGCTGGCCCTCGCCGGCGTGGTGCTCGCCGTCTCCTACCTCGGGTTCCTCGCGGCCGCCTCGTTGGGCGGCGGCTGGGGCGCCCCGGCCGTCGCCGCGGTGTCCGTCGTCTGCACCCTCGGCGAGATCATCTACGCCGGCAGTGCCACCGCGCTGGTCACCGCGCTCGCCCCGGCACACGCCCTCGGGCGCGTCCTCGCCCGCTTCGAGCTCTCCACGGGCTTCGGCCTCGCCGTCTCCCCGGCGGTCATCACCGCTCTCGCGCCCCGCGGCCCCGCCGCCCTCTGGGGCAGCCTCGCCGGTGCCACCCTGCTCGCGGCCTCGGCGGTCGCCGCGGGGAAGGACCGCGCCGGACACCTCGGCCGGAGCTGA
- a CDS encoding VOC family protein: protein MATRLVQINMKAHDDSALGRFWAEALGWGMDSEGPGVTNLEPVGFTYPHPSAVCIDLIARPEPKTVKNRVHLDLATTSAAHQAELVARLKDLGAKPADVGQGDVPWTVMADPEGNEFCVLEPRPIYRDTGPIAAVVVDCADPRAMARFWGEAMDWTVHEVTDGQATLRSAQGVGPYLEFVRNRDPKTVWNRVHLDVRPYRGDDMRTEEARLRALGATDPGIDQSAISWTVMADPEGNEFCVLTPG from the coding sequence ATGGCCACACGACTCGTGCAGATCAACATGAAGGCCCACGACGACTCCGCGCTGGGGCGGTTCTGGGCGGAGGCGCTCGGCTGGGGCATGGACAGCGAGGGCCCCGGCGTGACCAATCTCGAACCCGTGGGTTTCACCTATCCCCATCCCTCGGCCGTCTGCATCGACCTCATCGCCCGCCCGGAACCCAAGACGGTGAAGAACCGGGTGCACCTCGATCTGGCCACCACCTCGGCCGCCCATCAGGCGGAACTCGTCGCGCGCCTCAAGGACTTGGGGGCGAAGCCCGCCGACGTGGGTCAGGGAGACGTCCCCTGGACCGTGATGGCAGATCCGGAGGGCAACGAGTTCTGCGTCCTGGAGCCCCGGCCGATCTACCGGGACACCGGGCCGATCGCCGCGGTGGTGGTGGACTGCGCCGATCCGCGGGCGATGGCCCGCTTCTGGGGCGAGGCGATGGACTGGACGGTGCACGAGGTCACCGACGGCCAGGCGACCCTGCGATCCGCCCAAGGCGTCGGCCCCTACCTGGAGTTCGTCCGTAACCGTGACCCCAAGACCGTGTGGAACCGCGTCCACCTCGACGTGCGGCCGTACCGCGGTGACGACATGCGGACGGAGGAGGCCCGGCTGCGCGCCCTGGGCGCCACCGATCCCGGTATCGACCAGTCCGCGATCTCCTGGACCGTGATGGCCGATCCGGAGGGCAACGAGTTCTGCGTCCTCACCCCGGGCTGA